One genomic segment of Alphaproteobacteria bacterium HT1-32 includes these proteins:
- a CDS encoding tetratricopeptide repeat protein: MGAISDDRAEAFSRIVELHRAGDHVAAIAGYQQLLEDDPGFHDARLNLGAACLATGRHDEAEAAYRTILAADPKHAGAHYNFGNLCRDWGQQKQAEQHYLAALHAEPLNIRTMVNLGQLFIDTGRLEEARRLLAKATRHAPGNPAVWNALAIAHMNADRLSAAASCFRRALAINPASAGAWTNLGSCYRMSGQLDEAVTCHSNALARQPENAKAWTNLGVTQVDFNAIDTALESYNRALSINPKSTAALFNRGIAHLLTGNLRQGFDDYRVRWQRPDIPALPDGAPFWEGEDLKGRRLLLFSEQGFGDTLQFVRYAPLLRARGAEVILHCQQALVRLLTTAPGISAAIPRNDPPPPHDLRAALLELPRLMETSLDSIPFADGYLPRPAAVAPPADRRLRVGIVWAGSPSHKNDSRRSCKLTEMFCLFDIPGIDLFSLQFGKAAGALGSAEQALVRNAVSGCTDFLDTAKVVCNLDLVITVDTSVAHLAGALGIRVWVMLPHAPDWRWMLERNDSPWYRTMRLYRQANPTEGWEPVIQQIRHDLSGLADSHNAAVR, encoded by the coding sequence GTGGGCGCCATATCTGATGACAGGGCAGAAGCCTTCTCCCGCATTGTGGAGCTGCATCGTGCCGGCGATCATGTCGCAGCGATTGCCGGTTATCAGCAACTGCTCGAAGACGATCCCGGATTCCATGATGCCCGGCTGAATCTGGGTGCCGCCTGCCTGGCGACCGGGCGGCATGACGAGGCTGAAGCCGCCTACAGAACCATTCTGGCCGCAGATCCAAAACATGCGGGTGCCCATTACAATTTCGGCAATCTCTGCCGTGACTGGGGACAGCAGAAGCAGGCAGAACAGCATTATCTTGCGGCCCTGCATGCCGAGCCGCTGAACATCAGAACCATGGTCAATCTCGGCCAGCTGTTCATTGATACCGGCCGGCTGGAAGAAGCGCGGCGACTGCTGGCCAAAGCCACCCGCCACGCCCCCGGCAATCCGGCTGTCTGGAACGCCCTCGCCATCGCTCATATGAACGCGGACCGTCTGTCAGCTGCCGCCAGCTGTTTTCGCCGGGCGCTGGCAATCAATCCGGCATCGGCCGGGGCCTGGACCAATCTGGGCAGCTGTTACCGCATGTCCGGCCAGCTGGATGAAGCCGTCACCTGCCATAGCAACGCCCTTGCCCGGCAGCCGGAGAATGCGAAGGCCTGGACCAACCTTGGCGTCACCCAGGTCGATTTCAACGCCATAGACACGGCTCTTGAATCCTACAACCGGGCCCTGTCGATCAATCCGAAAAGCACCGCTGCCCTGTTCAATCGCGGCATCGCCCACCTGCTCACCGGCAATCTCAGGCAGGGGTTCGATGATTACCGGGTCCGCTGGCAACGTCCTGATATCCCGGCCCTGCCGGACGGCGCACCCTTCTGGGAAGGCGAAGACCTGAAAGGCCGCCGCCTGCTGCTGTTTTCCGAGCAAGGCTTTGGCGACACCCTCCAGTTCGTCCGCTATGCCCCGCTGCTGCGGGCCCGCGGTGCAGAGGTCATCCTGCATTGTCAGCAGGCCCTCGTCCGGTTGCTGACCACCGCGCCGGGAATATCTGCCGCCATCCCGCGCAATGATCCGCCCCCGCCGCATGACCTGCGGGCGGCCCTGCTGGAACTGCCCCGGCTGATGGAAACCTCGCTGGACTCGATCCCCTTTGCCGATGGCTATCTGCCGCGACCGGCGGCCGTTGCGCCGCCCGCCGACCGGCGGCTGCGCGTCGGGATCGTCTGGGCGGGCAGCCCGTCTCATAAGAATGACAGCCGGCGATCCTGTAAACTGACCGAGATGTTCTGTCTGTTCGACATTCCCGGCATTGATCTGTTCAGCCTGCAATTTGGCAAAGCCGCCGGCGCACTCGGGTCCGCAGAACAGGCTCTGGTCCGCAATGCGGTCTCCGGCTGTACCGACTTTCTCGACACGGCAAAAGTCGTCTGCAACCTTGATCTGGTGATAACCGTAGACACCTCGGTTGCCCATCTTGCCGGGGCTCTGGGGATCAGGGTCTGGGTAATGCTTCCACATGCACCGGACTGGCGGTGGATGCTGGAAAGGAATGACTCTCCGTGGTATCGGACAATGCGGCTGTACCGTCAGGCCAACCCTACAGAGGGGTGGGAGCCGGTGATACAGCAAATTCGTCACGACCTGTCCGGGCTGGCGGATAGTCATAACGCCGCCGTCAGATAA
- a CDS encoding BolA/IbaG family iron-sulfur metabolism protein — protein MSVAERIREKLQAGLSPASLNVIDESHKHEGHAGHRPGGETHFHVDIVSDAFAGQNRVNRQRQVYKLLADEMADRVHALSLTTRTPDEV, from the coding sequence ATGAGTGTCGCCGAACGTATCCGGGAAAAGCTGCAAGCCGGTTTGTCTCCTGCCTCTTTGAACGTCATCGACGAATCTCACAAGCATGAAGGCCATGCCGGTCATCGTCCCGGCGGGGAAACCCATTTTCATGTGGATATCGTCTCGGACGCCTTCGCCGGTCAGAACCGCGTGAACCGTCAGCGACAGGTCTACAAGCTGTTGGCTGACGAAATGGCTGACCGGGTTCACGCCCTGTCGCTGACCACGCGAACACCCGACGAGGTCTGA
- a CDS encoding DnaJ domain-containing protein yields MTTSRQRARNRLAPPEPPAAGLRMCDHPTCMAGGEHRAPVSRDRLEEYYWFCLDHVREYNKAWNYYDGMSDDEVEASRKRDVIWDRPTWPLGMLGTPGRSKRYSIFNDPFQLFPEDGQTQIGGDRDSDGRLLTAEEREALSELELKAPVTRADVKLRYRDLAKKYHPDLNGGDRKAEDRLKRINQAYNTLVKSLSS; encoded by the coding sequence ATGACGACGTCACGACAACGCGCCCGTAACCGCCTTGCCCCGCCGGAACCACCGGCGGCGGGACTGCGCATGTGCGACCATCCGACCTGTATGGCCGGTGGCGAACACCGGGCGCCGGTATCCCGTGACCGGCTGGAAGAATATTACTGGTTCTGCCTCGATCATGTCCGGGAATACAACAAGGCCTGGAATTATTATGACGGCATGTCCGACGACGAGGTCGAGGCGTCGCGCAAGCGGGACGTCATCTGGGACCGGCCGACCTGGCCGCTCGGCATGCTGGGCACGCCCGGGCGCTCAAAGCGCTACAGCATTTTCAACGATCCGTTTCAGTTGTTTCCGGAGGATGGCCAGACCCAGATTGGCGGTGATCGCGATTCTGACGGCCGTCTGCTGACAGCGGAGGAACGTGAAGCCCTGTCAGAGCTTGAGCTGAAAGCGCCGGTTACACGGGCAGATGTTAAGCTGCGTTACCGTGATCTGGCGAAAAAATATCACCCGGACCTCAATGGTGGGGACCGCAAGGCGGAAGATCGCCTTAAACGTATAAATCAGGCGTATAACACGCTGGTTAAGTCTTTGAGTTCATAG
- the cobS gene encoding cobaltochelatase subunit CobS, translated as MPVGEPDMMVGVRQLFGIDIDMQVPAYSETTDHVPDVDDTYRFDPETTLAILAGFAHNRRVMIQGYHGTGKSTHIEQVAARLNWPCIRINLDSHISRIDLIGKDAIVLRDGMQVTEFREGLLPWALQSPVALVFDEYDAGRPDVMFVIQRVLEVSGKLTLLDQNRVIRPNKSFRLFSTANTVGLGDTTGLYHGTQQINQGQMDRWNIVATLNYLPEEQEQDIVLAKVPQYQTEEGRGQIASMVALAGLTRSGFVNGDLSTVMSPRTVITWAENADIFGDIGYAFRVTFLNKCDEVERATVAEYYQRCFDAELPADSSLIKMN; from the coding sequence ATGCCTGTTGGCGAACCGGACATGATGGTCGGTGTGCGTCAGCTTTTCGGGATCGACATCGATATGCAGGTCCCGGCCTACAGCGAAACCACGGATCACGTACCGGATGTCGATGACACCTATCGTTTTGATCCGGAAACCACACTGGCGATTCTGGCGGGCTTTGCCCATAACCGCCGGGTGATGATCCAGGGTTATCATGGTACCGGCAAGTCGACCCATATCGAGCAGGTCGCGGCCCGTCTGAACTGGCCCTGTATCCGGATCAACCTCGACAGCCATATCAGCCGTATTGATCTGATCGGCAAGGATGCAATCGTGCTGCGCGATGGCATGCAGGTGACGGAATTCCGTGAAGGTCTTCTGCCCTGGGCGCTGCAAAGCCCGGTTGCGCTGGTCTTTGACGAATATGATGCCGGTCGCCCGGACGTGATGTTTGTGATTCAGCGCGTGCTGGAAGTTTCCGGCAAGCTGACGCTGCTCGATCAGAACAGGGTTATCCGCCCGAACAAGTCGTTCCGGTTGTTCTCCACCGCCAACACGGTGGGTCTTGGCGATACAACCGGCCTGTATCACGGCACACAGCAGATCAACCAGGGTCAGATGGACCGCTGGAACATCGTTGCGACCCTGAACTATCTGCCGGAAGAACAGGAACAGGATATCGTTCTGGCCAAGGTTCCGCAGTATCAGACCGAAGAAGGCCGCGGCCAGATTGCCTCGATGGTGGCGCTGGCGGGTCTGACCCGTTCCGGTTTCGTGAATGGCGATCTGTCGACCGTCATGTCACCCCGGACCGTAATTACCTGGGCTGAGAATGCGGATATCTTCGGCGATATCGGCTATGCTTTCCGGGTCACTTTCCTGAACAAGTGTGATGAGGTCGAACGGGCGACGGTGGCTGAATATTACCAGCGTTGCTTCGACGCCGAACTGCCGGCGGATTCGTCCCTCATCAAGATGAACTGA
- the cobT gene encoding cobaltochelatase subunit CobT: MSNQADGPVEEFKRVTASTLRALADEGELDVTFSAGTPNVNGKTVRLPLPGRALDRDQISLLRGTADSLALRIRYHDAKRHQQSSPKSPIAREVFNAVEQVRVEALGSRHMAGVARNLDAVLEDKCQLRGYERIAERAETQMADALGLIVREKITGKAPPASAEQMVDLWRDYITTRIGGDMERLPELIEDQEAFADAVRGLISQLELMEDELPPENDQEDDDESDDQADNGDQDQSGDTGTAEAEAMFGSESMEGPEGDEAEGSFEDSDESMSDAMGEDAPAGPSERRDDGLNSNSGGDGYIPYTIAHDEVVEAEDLCDPEELDRLRHQLDQQLTNLQGVVSRLANRLQRRLMAQQTRSWEFDLEEGILDAGRLTRVVTNPTYALSYKHEKDTEFRDTVVSLLIDNSGSMRGRPISVAAMSADILARTLERCGVKVEILGFTTRAWKGGQAREKWIADGKPVRPGRLNDLRHIVYKNADSPWRRARKNLGLMLREGLLKENIDGEALLWAHNRLVGRPEHRRVLMVISDGAPVDDSTLSVNPGNYLERHLRDVISYIENKSPVELVAIGIGHDVTRYYRRAVTIVDAEELGGTMMKEMADLFSEQNSRRRRAG; encoded by the coding sequence ATGAGTAATCAGGCGGACGGTCCGGTCGAAGAGTTCAAGCGGGTTACCGCGTCGACTCTGCGTGCGCTGGCGGACGAAGGTGAACTGGATGTTACCTTCTCGGCCGGTACACCGAACGTAAACGGCAAAACCGTTCGTCTGCCGCTGCCCGGCCGGGCACTGGATCGTGATCAGATCAGCCTGCTGCGCGGCACGGCTGATTCTCTGGCCCTGCGTATCCGCTATCACGATGCCAAACGTCATCAGCAATCCAGCCCGAAATCACCGATTGCCCGTGAAGTTTTCAACGCGGTCGAACAGGTGCGGGTCGAGGCTCTGGGCTCCCGTCACATGGCGGGTGTTGCCCGCAATCTGGATGCGGTGCTGGAAGACAAATGCCAGCTTCGTGGCTATGAACGGATTGCCGAGCGGGCCGAAACCCAGATGGCGGATGCTCTGGGCCTGATCGTCCGTGAAAAGATCACCGGCAAGGCGCCACCGGCCAGTGCAGAACAGATGGTCGATCTGTGGCGCGATTATATCACCACCCGGATTGGTGGCGATATGGAACGGCTGCCGGAACTGATTGAAGATCAGGAAGCCTTTGCCGACGCAGTGCGCGGGCTGATCAGCCAGCTTGAACTGATGGAAGACGAGTTGCCGCCGGAGAACGATCAGGAAGATGACGACGAGTCCGATGATCAGGCCGATAACGGTGATCAGGACCAGTCCGGCGATACCGGCACCGCCGAAGCCGAAGCCATGTTTGGTTCTGAAAGCATGGAAGGCCCGGAAGGCGACGAAGCCGAGGGGTCGTTCGAGGATTCGGATGAAAGCATGTCGGATGCGATGGGTGAGGATGCACCTGCCGGTCCGTCCGAACGGCGTGATGACGGGCTGAATTCAAATTCCGGCGGGGATGGTTATATCCCCTACACCATCGCCCATGATGAAGTGGTCGAGGCGGAAGATCTTTGCGATCCGGAAGAACTGGACCGGCTGCGTCATCAGCTGGACCAGCAACTGACCAATTTGCAGGGTGTGGTTTCGCGCCTTGCCAACCGCCTGCAACGCCGCCTGATGGCACAGCAGACCCGGTCATGGGAATTCGATCTGGAGGAAGGCATTCTGGATGCGGGGCGTCTGACCCGTGTGGTCACGAACCCGACCTACGCCTTGTCCTACAAGCATGAGAAAGATACCGAATTCCGCGATACAGTGGTCTCGCTGCTGATCGACAATTCCGGCTCGATGCGCGGCCGGCCGATTTCGGTCGCGGCGATGAGCGCAGATATTCTCGCCCGGACGCTGGAACGGTGCGGCGTGAAGGTCGAGATTCTCGGCTTTACGACACGCGCCTGGAAAGGCGGGCAGGCACGGGAAAAGTGGATCGCCGACGGCAAGCCGGTCCGGCCGGGTCGTCTGAATGACCTGCGTCATATCGTCTACAAGAATGCCGATTCTCCCTGGCGCCGGGCCCGCAAGAATCTCGGCCTGATGCTGCGCGAAGGTCTGCTGAAGGAGAATATCGACGGCGAGGCATTGTTATGGGCGCATAACCGTCTGGTTGGCCGTCCCGAACATCGCCGGGTGCTGATGGTGATTTCTGACGGGGCACCGGTTGATGATTCCACCCTGTCGGTCAATCCCGGCAATTATCTGGAACGGCATCTGCGCGACGTCATCAGCTATATCGAGAACAAGTCACCGGTTGAACTGGTTGCCATCGGTATTGGTCATGACGTGACCCGCTATTATCGCCGGGCGGTGACCATTGTTGATGCAGAAGAACTCGGCGGCACGATGATGAAGGAAATGGCTGATCTGTTCAGTGAGCAGAACAGCCGAAGGCGCCGGGCGGGATGA
- the queG gene encoding tRNA epoxyqueuosine(34) reductase QueG, with the protein MIDFADINAQARAAGFDAVGIAAVEIGERERQRLEGFIATGQHGDMDWMATHLDRRRSPRDLWPDVRSVIVLGMNYGPDEDPLSVLSQPDRGGISVYARHRDYHDIVKKRLKQVARWLVATAPCEVKVFVDTAPVLEKPVAARSGIGWQAKHTNLVSREFGSWLFLGEIFTTLDLAPSVPETDHCGSCRNCLDACPTNAFPAPYQLDARRCISYLTIEHKGPIPTEFRRAMGNRIYGCDDCLAACPWNKFAVEARELKLQARDDLRAPRLIDLLQFDDSSFRAFFSGSPVKRIGRDRFIRNVLTAAGNSGDSELLADVERLRADPSDVVRDAADWAAAEIRAAGQGRRE; encoded by the coding sequence ATGATTGATTTCGCCGATATAAACGCACAGGCCAGAGCAGCAGGCTTTGACGCCGTGGGCATTGCCGCCGTTGAAATCGGCGAACGCGAACGGCAGCGGCTCGAAGGTTTCATCGCCACCGGACAGCATGGCGACATGGACTGGATGGCAACCCATCTCGATCGCCGCCGGTCACCCCGCGATCTCTGGCCGGATGTCCGGAGCGTCATCGTGCTCGGCATGAATTACGGACCGGACGAAGACCCCCTCAGCGTTCTTTCACAACCGGACCGTGGCGGTATTTCCGTCTATGCCAGACACCGGGACTATCATGACATCGTCAAGAAACGCCTGAAGCAGGTTGCCCGCTGGCTGGTGGCGACAGCCCCTTGCGAGGTCAAGGTTTTCGTCGATACAGCCCCGGTACTGGAAAAGCCGGTTGCCGCGCGCTCCGGTATCGGCTGGCAGGCAAAGCATACCAACCTGGTGTCGCGGGAATTCGGCTCATGGTTGTTTCTGGGAGAGATTTTCACCACCCTCGACCTCGCTCCCTCCGTGCCGGAGACCGATCATTGCGGGTCCTGCCGGAACTGTCTCGATGCCTGTCCGACAAACGCTTTTCCGGCGCCTTATCAGCTCGACGCCCGACGCTGTATTTCCTACCTCACCATCGAACATAAAGGCCCGATCCCGACTGAGTTTCGCCGGGCGATGGGGAATCGCATCTATGGTTGTGATGACTGTCTGGCGGCCTGTCCCTGGAACAAGTTTGCGGTGGAAGCACGAGAGCTGAAATTGCAGGCCCGCGATGACTTGCGCGCACCCCGCCTCATCGACCTGCTGCAGTTCGACGATAGCAGTTTCCGGGCCTTCTTCTCCGGCTCACCCGTCAAGCGTATCGGCCGCGACCGGTTCATCCGCAATGTACTGACGGCAGCAGGAAACAGTGGCGACAGCGAGCTTCTGGCGGATGTCGAGCGACTTCGCGCAGATCCGTCTGACGTGGTAAGGGATGCGGCTGACTGGGCGGCGGCAGAAATCAGGGCTGCCGGTCAGGGGCGCCGGGAATAG
- the mutT gene encoding 8-oxo-dGTP diphosphatase MutT gives MRTVFVAAAALVDIDHRVLIAERPAGKSLAGLWEFPGGKIDAGETPEAALVRELDEELGIDITESCLAPFTFASHLYDDFHLLMPLYLCRVWRGTPEGREGQRLAWVRPNRLSEYPMPPADIPLVAMLRDFL, from the coding sequence GTGCGCACCGTGTTTGTTGCGGCGGCGGCGCTGGTTGATATCGATCATCGGGTGCTGATCGCGGAACGGCCTGCCGGCAAGTCGCTGGCCGGATTGTGGGAGTTTCCAGGTGGCAAGATCGACGCCGGGGAAACCCCGGAAGCCGCTCTGGTGCGCGAGCTTGATGAAGAACTCGGTATCGACATCACCGAAAGCTGTCTCGCCCCCTTTACCTTTGCCAGCCATCTCTATGATGATTTTCATCTGCTGATGCCGCTTTATCTCTGCCGGGTCTGGCGGGGTACCCCGGAAGGGCGGGAAGGTCAGCGACTGGCCTGGGTACGACCGAACCGGCTGTCAGAATATCCCATGCCGCCTGCGGATATCCCGCTGGTTGCCATGTTGCGGGATTTTCTCTAG
- a CDS encoding GAF domain-containing protein, producing the protein MPDALQDKNFRDNKLVTGEPKIRFYAGAPIIASDGMPIGAFCIIDRQPRPPLDDRQKDLLRHFAQMAMREIELRKSREEALQRNRILETKQEQQQRLLSMIGHDLRGSFNAILGFCKILSRLDPEKEPKKVLEYVDIVGKAGDRAHQLMDNLISWTAASFQDGTPEFQTVDIKGIIANAVGAVRHGAELKGVAIVDESQAARVHVNPEQIETVIRNLVSNGLKYTPPGGSVFIQTSNRAEGITVTIRDTGIGMDATTLGRARSPDIGASSPGTGGEKGSGLGLLLCRDFLKSHGTNLMIDSQPDEGSTFSFTLRTGIAEA; encoded by the coding sequence GTGCCCGACGCATTGCAGGACAAAAATTTCCGGGACAATAAACTGGTAACCGGAGAGCCAAAAATCCGCTTCTATGCCGGTGCTCCGATCATCGCCAGTGACGGCATGCCGATCGGCGCCTTCTGCATCATCGACAGACAGCCGCGTCCCCCTCTTGATGACCGCCAGAAAGACCTGCTGCGTCATTTTGCCCAGATGGCCATGCGGGAAATAGAGCTGCGCAAGTCCCGCGAGGAGGCGTTGCAGCGGAACCGGATACTGGAGACCAAGCAGGAACAGCAGCAACGCCTGTTGTCGATGATCGGCCACGATCTCCGGGGGTCTTTCAACGCCATTCTCGGATTCTGCAAAATTCTCTCCCGGCTGGACCCGGAGAAAGAGCCGAAAAAAGTCCTCGAATATGTCGATATCGTCGGCAAGGCGGGAGATCGCGCGCATCAGCTCATGGACAACCTGATTTCATGGACCGCCGCCAGCTTTCAGGACGGTACACCCGAGTTTCAGACAGTTGATATCAAGGGAATCATCGCCAATGCGGTCGGCGCGGTGCGTCACGGAGCAGAACTGAAAGGGGTGGCTATCGTCGATGAAAGCCAGGCGGCGCGTGTTCATGTCAATCCGGAACAGATCGAAACGGTCATCCGGAATCTGGTTTCCAACGGCCTGAAATATACCCCGCCCGGCGGTTCTGTTTTTATCCAGACCAGCAACAGGGCGGAGGGGATAACCGTTACCATCCGCGATACGGGTATCGGCATGGACGCCACGACACTGGGCCGCGCCCGCAGCCCCGATATCGGGGCGTCGAGTCCCGGAACCGGCGGCGAAAAGGGGTCAGGTCTTGGCCTGCTGCTCTGCCGCGATTTCCTGAAATCGCATGGCACTAACCTGATGATCGACAGTCAGCCGGACGAAGGCTCAACATTTTCATTCACCCTGCGCACCGGCATCGCCGAGGCCTAG
- a CDS encoding competence/damage-inducible protein A, producing the protein MQTPETVTASLVIIGNEILSGRTQDKNLGWLAANLTEIGVQMREAKVIPDIEEVIVSTLRDHSSRFDYVFTTGGIGPTHDDITARCVALAFERDLIRDPRAVALLENHYPTGELTEARLKMAEIPAGADLIDNPVSAAPGFIVGNVYVMAGVPRIMQAMFDGLKAGLRSGAKVHSVTVTATIGESFMAKGLEAVQNAHPGLDIGSYPFYRSGQVGSSIVLRGIDQDELKVAAEKVRDVMRGLGVEPIEGELPPA; encoded by the coding sequence ATGCAAACGCCGGAAACTGTCACCGCCAGTCTTGTGATTATTGGCAACGAGATACTCTCTGGCCGTACACAGGACAAGAACCTTGGCTGGCTGGCGGCAAACCTGACCGAAATTGGCGTGCAGATGCGGGAAGCAAAGGTCATTCCCGATATCGAGGAAGTGATTGTCAGCACATTGCGCGATCACAGCAGCCGGTTCGACTATGTCTTTACGACCGGCGGCATAGGGCCGACCCATGATGATATTACCGCCCGTTGTGTCGCCCTGGCTTTTGAACGCGACCTGATCCGTGATCCCCGGGCCGTGGCCTTGCTGGAAAACCATTATCCCACGGGTGAACTGACGGAAGCGCGTCTGAAGATGGCGGAAATCCCGGCTGGCGCAGATCTGATCGATAATCCGGTCAGTGCGGCTCCCGGGTTTATTGTTGGCAACGTCTATGTGATGGCAGGTGTTCCGCGCATCATGCAGGCGATGTTCGATGGCCTGAAAGCGGGCCTGAGAAGCGGCGCCAAAGTGCATTCGGTTACCGTGACGGCAACAATTGGCGAAAGCTTCATGGCCAAGGGGCTGGAAGCGGTTCAGAACGCCCATCCGGGACTGGATATCGGCAGTTATCCGTTTTACCGGTCCGGTCAGGTTGGCTCCAGTATCGTTCTCCGGGGAATCGATCAGGACGAACTGAAGGTCGCTGCCGAGAAGGTTCGCGATGTGATGCGCGGGCTGGGTGTTGAGCCGATTGAAGGTGAATTACCGCCGGCGTGA
- a CDS encoding PDZ domain-containing protein yields MNRRLTLPVCLVCFLAVLAHPASAGISDTDRQFIEEVVGLIKEHHGQEHDRDDLIRRATDAVATAYEKSATVAGPPPVSPAELGIKTFVASLGPHNFYATGSQARQRRAWFSGAPKARLGLIGTTTANGFAIRLIYPDGPAEKAGLLPDDLVIAINGQPLPGKSRKQVADLLQGKDGEQISLTLRRGDATLNLPAVFDQTDTASVLSRRFGDRGYLWISRFNQQMEKGFQRAVGDLTPFGPATEPVTGLIIDLRNNQGGYLRQAISLSDSFLAGGRIARVDGRHEKAPRLYDARPGEDFRGLPVVILVNAVTRSSAEIFAAALRDNDRAVLMGQTTYGKGVGQRTYKVDATGGSLTLVRTVVTPPSGKVFDGVGLTPDILLRTDKTDGFNPSLCPPLPASPFSDSDIACAIAYLKAGSVQEFYESLGGIAGPGQKLP; encoded by the coding sequence ATGAACCGCCGGCTGACATTACCGGTCTGTCTTGTCTGCTTCCTTGCCGTCCTTGCCCATCCTGCCAGTGCCGGGATCAGCGATACAGACCGTCAGTTCATTGAAGAAGTCGTCGGGCTCATCAAGGAGCATCATGGACAGGAACATGACCGTGATGACCTGATCCGACGGGCCACTGATGCGGTGGCGACGGCTTATGAGAAATCGGCAACGGTCGCCGGACCACCACCGGTATCCCCCGCAGAACTGGGCATCAAGACCTTCGTTGCCTCGCTCGGCCCACATAATTTCTATGCCACCGGTTCACAGGCCCGACAGCGCCGCGCCTGGTTTTCAGGGGCGCCAAAGGCACGGCTGGGGCTGATCGGAACAACAACGGCAAACGGCTTCGCCATCCGGCTGATCTATCCGGATGGCCCCGCGGAAAAAGCCGGCCTGCTGCCCGACGACCTGGTCATCGCCATCAATGGCCAGCCCCTTCCGGGAAAATCCCGCAAACAGGTCGCAGACCTGTTGCAGGGCAAGGATGGGGAACAGATCAGCCTGACCCTCCGGCGCGGTGACGCAACTCTGAACCTGCCAGCCGTTTTTGATCAGACGGACACTGCCTCGGTTCTTTCCCGCCGGTTCGGGGACAGGGGATATCTCTGGATCAGCCGCTTCAACCAGCAGATGGAAAAAGGCTTCCAGCGGGCAGTCGGTGATCTGACACCGTTCGGCCCTGCTACCGAACCTGTCACCGGTCTGATCATTGATCTGCGAAACAACCAGGGCGGTTATCTGCGGCAGGCCATATCACTATCGGACAGTTTTCTGGCCGGGGGTCGTATCGCCAGGGTCGACGGGCGTCACGAAAAGGCTCCCCGCCTGTATGACGCCCGGCCCGGCGAAGACTTCAGGGGACTTCCTGTCGTCATACTGGTCAACGCGGTCACCCGCTCCAGCGCCGAAATTTTTGCCGCGGCCCTGCGCGATAATGACCGCGCCGTACTGATGGGACAGACCACCTATGGCAAGGGGGTCGGCCAGCGTACCTACAAGGTAGACGCAACCGGCGGGTCGCTGACGCTGGTCCGGACGGTCGTCACACCGCCGTCCGGCAAGGTTTTTGACGGGGTTGGCCTGACACCCGACATTCTGCTTCGTACTGACAAGACCGACGGATTTAACCCGTCACTCTGTCCGCCACTGCCTGCTTCACCCTTTAGCGACAGCGACATCGCCTGCGCCATTGCCTATCTCAAGGCGGGGTCAGTTCAGGAGTTTTATGAAAGTCTCGGCGGCATCGCCGGGCCCGGACAAAAGCTGCCATAG